From a single Desulfobacterales bacterium genomic region:
- a CDS encoding acetyl-CoA carboxylase biotin carboxyl carrier protein subunit — protein MSQIKAPMPGKIIDLKVREGDTVSEGDTVVVLEAMKMEMPIIAKFSGIVRKINCKIADAVARDAVLIVIE, from the coding sequence TTGAGCCAAATAAAAGCGCCCATGCCAGGGAAGATAATCGATTTAAAAGTTCGCGAAGGTGATACCGTTTCTGAAGGTGATACCGTCGTTGTTCTTGAAGCGATGAAAATGGAAATGCCTATTATTGCGAAATTTTCAGGCATCGTAAGGAAGATTAATTGCAAAATAGCCGACGCCGTTGCTCGCGATGCCGTACTAATCGTCATTGAATGA
- a CDS encoding electron transfer flavoprotein subunit beta/FixA family protein yields MKILVTAKRVTDPEMKIIIKSDGSGIELSSMKYKINPFDEIAIEEGLRIKEAKGGEVVIVSIGTEESQLEIRSGLSMGCDRGVLVVSDDNLDSDTVARILFKVIEDEKPNLVLMGKQAVDIDDNQCAQLLAEYLGWGQACFASKIDIDGTIAKVHREVDGGTEVVEIDLPGIISTDLRLNEPRYAKLPDVLKAKKKEIKKIFPAELGVDTTPKVVIKKFAKQPQRKSGRIVEDIAELVSALKDEVKII; encoded by the coding sequence GTGAAGATCCTGGTTACAGCCAAACGGGTTACTGACCCTGAGATGAAAATCATTATAAAATCTGACGGGTCAGGAATTGAGTTGTCGAGCATGAAATACAAAATCAACCCTTTTGATGAAATCGCCATAGAGGAGGGTCTGCGGATCAAAGAGGCCAAAGGCGGCGAAGTGGTGATAGTGAGCATCGGTACCGAGGAATCTCAGCTTGAAATTCGAAGCGGTTTATCCATGGGATGTGATCGCGGCGTTCTAGTGGTATCCGATGACAATTTAGACTCCGATACAGTCGCCCGTATCTTGTTCAAAGTGATTGAAGACGAAAAGCCGAATCTGGTACTCATGGGAAAACAAGCAGTAGATATTGATGACAATCAATGCGCTCAGCTATTAGCCGAATATCTTGGGTGGGGCCAAGCCTGTTTCGCTTCAAAAATAGATATAGATGGTACCATCGCCAAAGTACATCGCGAAGTGGATGGCGGTACTGAAGTGGTTGAAATCGATTTGCCAGGGATTATCAGCACGGATCTACGGCTAAACGAACCCCGTTATGCCAAATTGCCGGATGTTTTGAAGGCAAAGAAAAAAGAAATTAAAAAAATTTTCCCTGCTGAGTTAGGTGTCGATACAACTCCGAAGGTAGTGATCAAAAAGTTTGCCAAACAACCACAGCGCAAGTCCGGGCGTATTGTCGAAGATATAGCCGAACTGGTTAGCGCCCTAAAGGATGAAGTGAAAATTATTTAA